TTCACATTCAATGTTAACATCGAAATGTGAGGTACCATCGTATTCAttgtgctctttgttgcctgtgtactctgggttttttcatttttttttcttttgctttcaaacttgcatttttgttttataggtcctgtgtgatttatgcctTAAAGACGGGTCTGTTTTGATGCGTTTCCAGGATTcctttcaagatttagagctcctatagtggtggcttggtaatggcaaattctctcagcatttgtttgtctaaaaAGAGTTgaatctttccttcatatatgatgcttagtttcactggatacaaaattgttgactgaaaatcattttgtttaaggaggctgaagatagggccctaatcccttctagcttgtagagtttctgctgagaaatctgcagtTAATCTGATacgttttcctttataggttacctagtatttctgtctcacagttcttaagattctttcctttgtcttaaccttagataacctgatgacaatgtgcctagggcgaagatctttttgcaatggatttcccaggtgttctttgcggttcttgtatttggatgtatATGTCTCTAGctaggccagggaagttttccttgattattcccccaaatatgatTCCAAGATTTTAggattctcttcttcctcaggaattccaattattcttaggtttggtcgttTAACATAAtctcagacttcttggaggctttgttcatattttcttattctctttcctttgtctttgttggattgggttaattcaaagaccttgtcttagagctctgaatttcttctacttgttcaattctattgctgagacttccCAACGAATTTCGTGTTTCTAgaagtgtgtccaaagtttcctgaatttttgattgtttttttccttaaactgtctatttcattgaatatttctccctttacttcttgtatcatttttttggaTTTCCCtgcattgggctttgcctttctctgttccccccttgattagcttaataactaaccccctgaattgtttttcaggtaaatcagggatttcttcttggtttggatcactgctggtgaactagtgtgatttttttgcaGATGTTGAAGGGCATTGCTTTGTTATATTatcagagttggttttctggttccttctcacttGGGTAgactctgtcagagggaaggtctaaggctgaaggctgttgttcagattatttcgtcccatggggtgttcccttgatgtagtactctcccccttttcctatgaatgtggcttcctgtgagccacactgcagtgattgttgtctctcttctgggtctagacACCCAGCGAGTCTACCCAGCtccgggctggtactgggggttgccTGCACAGAGTCTTGTGATAtgaaccatctatgggtctctcagtcATGCATACCAGCGCCTGGTCtggtggaggtggaggcgggtgcaATGGACTCCATGAGGGTCCTTAgttttggtggtttaatgctctatttttatgCTGGTTGGCCAGGAGGTAGTGCTTTCCAGAAACCATTAGCTGTAGTATTGTGGAGAGGGACCAGCAGTGGGCAGGGCCcaagaactcccaagattatatgccctttgtcttccactaccagggtggaaagggaaggaccatcaggtgggggcagggctgggcatgtctgagctcagactctcctcgggtgggtcttgctgtggctgctgtgagggGTGGGgatgagattcccaggtcactggagttctatacctaggaggattatggcttccTCTGCTGAATCATGCAGATTGTCAGGGAAGTCCTGGAAAgtcagcagtcacaggcctcatcCAGCTACCAGGCAAACCGAAGGGCTGGTCTCACACCCACCAAGCTCCCCTCCAACagccctgagtctgtttccaggtggaGGGCAAGAGGGGCTTAAAAATTTCCCCAAGGCTATCCACCTCTCAGCTGTGGGAAAAAaaagggctttagttcttcccTTGCCTGTGAAGTCTGCAAGTGGGATTTGCACCCTCCCCccagttctggccaggaggcttcttgtcccgttcaaattgttacaaaattTGGCTAgagaatttcttctttctgtggAGTTTTAACGCCTGCTCCTCTGGCCACACTCCcgatggatccctgtggtgccaggcagaaatgggctgcttggggacccagcGAGATCCCAGGGCATTCCTATTGCTTCCTCTACCGCTGTATTTTGCTGGACTCTCtaacttgactcagctccaggtaaagttGGAAACTTCTCCCGCGAACAGACCTTCAGTTTCTCTAGTGAGGGTATGTGTTCgggagaggagggtctcccttttGCTCTTCCTCAGTTGGGGCACTCActgtatttggggtgtctcctgaGACCTACAGGAGCAGACCGCTTCCTtgagagggtctgtgggtcctctcaggattactggtttgttcttgcagtctaTCTGGGGCTGAAATTCACAATGCAAGCCTCCAGATGCTGCTCTGTCTGGATTGCAGATGCTGCAATCTAGTTCTCTTACTatcttatttaaagaaaagtgtCTTCAATCACTTTTCTTATGGCTCAAATtacacaaagcctaaaatataacattttatccATGAGAAAAGAAAGTTCGGCAAGAAAACCATTTCACAATGATATAAACATAGTACTAGTAAATTTTTGTCTAGTGAAAACAGACAGTAACACAGATTTTTAAGATAGGAGAGGGAATTGGAGTTCAAAGAATCTGTCTAACATACAATTAGTTGCTAAGAGCAAAACATAAAATGACACAGCAACATAAAATGATTGAGGCAGTTTGTATGAAGAACTACTATAAAAGGCAAAGGTATGTTTAAAGTTGATAGTTTGGGGATATCTCATTAGATAGACAATTTTATTGTTGCTTCCTTTATTTGGTCTGTCCTGAAAATGctgctacttaaaaaaattaatttgtgttgGCAGGAAAAAAGCCTCAAATTTGGCGAGCAAGTTAGTGACCAGTTTTGCAATGCAGATGCTCTTAATTAACTTGAATGGATGACTCTATCATTTGCTCTCACACAAAGACAATAAATGCTGCCAAGGAGATTACCATGAACTAAGATGCTTACTGTCGTCGTAGAACCACGCAGGACGGCTGGAATAATGAAGGCTTTAAAATTGCTAAGCACTTATTTGTGAGTAGGTCAATGAGAAATTTGCTCCCGTGGTCAGCTTGACGGGGAAATCACTCTACCTACCTGCTAAACACATAGTTTATGCATTTGGTTATGCACATCTTTCTGCCCTAATAGGAATTAAGTGGATGCAGAGAAGGCACTTTTTGCTGTAAAGGACTGTCTCTGACTTAATTTGAATACTTAACAAAAGTGAAAATCTTACTAACTAAAAAAGCTCAGCAGCAATAACATGATctataaagcaggaaaaaaagggTATCATACCTTTGAACCAGGTGGGGCTGTCAAGCCTAAGAAGGCATACACTGCGTTATTTTCTCTGGCTTCAAAGAAGGCATCATAGTCCTTGATGAAAAGAAGGTAAGATGAATTAGCAATATGcaaccaataaaagaaaaaaaggagatttattcgaccgagtgcagtggttcacgcctgtaatcccagcactttgggaggctgaggcaggcggatcacctgaggtcgggagtttgagaccagcctgaccaacatggagaaatcctgtctctactaaaaataccaaaattagcctggtgtggtggcacacgcctgtaatcccagctactcaggaggctgaggcaggagaatcgcttgaacctgggaggaggaggttgcagtgagccaagatcacgccactgcactccagcctgggcaacaagagcgaaactcagtctcaaaaaaaaaaaaaaaaaaaaaaaaaaaagagagagagagatttattcaGAATGACCTGACTAGTCGACAGAATCATCTGCTTCCTTAGGGACAGGCAGACTACCTTCCATAATACTAGAATTCTGGAAGGAGTAAGGAGTAATAAAGAGGCAAGGCTTCCGGATCTTATTTAATATAGGTTGAAAAGTAGGTATTCTATCGCACAAAAACTGCAGAACGGTTTATTCCACATCACATCAAATTTAAGTCTGCCTGCAGCTTCCTCCACTATGCAAAACAGCCACCTATTTCCCAGTAAGAAGATGCTTATTTCTGGTCAGACACTGTTGTTTCCATTCACCATATTTCTATTCCATTATTCATTTAGGTTGAGATTTTCTCAGAGCCCACAGTAGACTAGATATTAGCTAGATATGCCAAGGCCAGAAGAACAGTTAATCTTTGCTGTGTTTTGAGAAAGGCAATGAGATGTCCATGATGTATGACCAGAAGAGCAACCCAATAGTAAGAGGTTTCAACCTGGGGAATGCAAGATAATCTTCACATGACTAAATTTGGTTGGGATACCTACTGTCATCTTGTAAGCCACAAAACATTCtcaaaaagtaacaaataaacTTGCCTAAATTTGACTGTGATGCATAATCAATAGCaaacatatttagaaaatgtagCCATTGTCTACATCCAGCCTTTGAGTGGATGCAAAGGACAAACGACTGTAAGCAAGCGACATGACTATATATATGCAGgtttggaggcagaggtgaaaATAATGGATAGATTTGGGACAATCTATTTCAATAAACAAGaatttacattgttttcttaCCCCGCGATACTGGCTTTCATTGAAAATCTGAGGTGGCAGGGGATACCCTGTGGCTGGTCGACTATTTTCAGGTACATTTTCTCTCATCCACTTCCGATTCTCTTCATTGGCTGCAATATCTTTTTCCTCAAATCCTATTTTGTTGGCTTCTAGGAAACCAAGTACATCTTGCTGTTTCTTCTTAATCTAGGACCCAAAGAACAAGAAACCGTATTTTCCAATATTCGACAAAAGTTAAATGTTTGTGAGCTGGCAGAAATGAATTCAGACAGAACAAAGATTATGGTTTCACAGAAGTTATATGATTTTCCCTCTTTATTACTGTATTGTTAATAATGCCTCACAAGTGTATTGAAGAGCTTTTGGTCCACAGGTCCTTTTATCAaggactttctcttttttttttttccattgaaaatTCTATTTAATGATGTACATGCAAAACTAACTGATGCATATCAATACCTAAAAATGCAGTTAACCCCAAACTGTGTGTAGTGAAAAGTTATGTTTTCTGATACTCTACAAGCCTCTCTTAGTTTCAGCCTTTCTAGAAAgtttttccaaatgacacaagtcTGCTTCCCATCTTAACAAGAATAGTATACGCAATAGAAATGAATCTTTCCTTGACAAACTGCACAAGCTTCAAGCGTCATTCAAGCCTCAATTTTCATTGTTCAAAACAGAAACTGAACAAGAAGATATCAGTCAATCCTACAAACTATAAAGTTTGCAATATATCTGTACCATTCATTAGCCCTTATCATGAGCTGCTAAGGTATCTTTTATGTGTATCATGTATTAGGTTAgtgaaaaagtaattgcagtt
This genomic stretch from Chlorocebus sabaeus isolate Y175 chromosome X, mChlSab1.0.hap1, whole genome shotgun sequence harbors:
- the SH3BGRL gene encoding adapter SH3BGRL — its product is MVIRVYIASSSGSTAIKKKQQDVLGFLEANKIGFEEKDIAANEENRKWMRENVPENSRPATGYPLPPQIFNESQYRGDYDAFFEARENNAVYAFLGLTAPPGSKEAEVQAKQQA